One genomic region from Harpia harpyja isolate bHarHar1 chromosome 1, bHarHar1 primary haplotype, whole genome shotgun sequence encodes:
- the CCN5 gene encoding CCN family member 5, whose translation MRLQLEKQLLFLSLLCILSKVCAQLCRRPCYCPWVPPRCPRGSPLVLDGCGCCKICARRLGEPCDFLHVCDQSQGLVCDHSVAPAGTGATCNFEESEEGCEVNGRVYRDGEVFQPSCKLQCRCLDGGFTCVPLCQEDVRLPTPDCPYPRRVEVPGKCCPEWICEARDQHLLRDAGAAPGAASPLLPYPCQEWATEWSACSATCGMGFSTRISNQNRYCRLETQRRLCMARPCPALPAASPARGKGGRL comes from the exons GTGTGTGCCCAGCTGTGCCGGAGACCATGCTACTGCCCCTGGGTGCCACCCCGCTGCCCCCGCGGGTCCCCCCTGGTCCTGGATGGCTGTGGCTGCTGTAAGATCTGCGCCCGGCGCCTGGGAGAGCCCTGCGACTTCCTCCACGTCTGTGACCAGAGCCAGGGCCTCGTCTGCGACCACAGCGTGGCGCCTGCGGGGACAGGAGCCACCTGCAACT TTGAAGAGAGCGAGGAGGGCTGTGAGGTGAATGGCCGGGTCTATCGAGACGGGGAGGTTTTCCAGCCCAGTTGCAAACTCCAGTGCCGCTGCCTGGATGGGGGCTTCACCTGCGTCCCGCTCTGCCAGGAGGACGTCCGGCTGCCCACCCCGGACTGCCCCTACCCACGGCGCGTCGAGGTCCCGGGGAAGTGCTGCCCCGAGTGGATCTGCGAAGCCCGGGACCAGCACCTCCTCCGGGATGCTGGGGCAG CCCCGGGGGCGGCGTCCCCACTGCTGCCGTACCCCTGCCAGGAGTGGGCCACGGAGTGGAGTGCCTGCTCGGCCACCTGTGGCATGGGCTTTTCTACCCGCATCTCCAACCAGAACCGCTACTGCAGGCTGGAGACTCAGAGGCGGCTCTGCATGGCCAgaccctgcccagctctgccggCAGCATCCCCAGCG AGGGGAAAAGGAGGTCGTCTGTAG